In a single window of the Labeo rohita strain BAU-BD-2019 chromosome 23, IGBB_LRoh.1.0, whole genome shotgun sequence genome:
- the plagx gene encoding LOW QUALITY PROTEIN: pleiomorphic adenoma gene X (The sequence of the model RefSeq protein was modified relative to this genomic sequence to represent the inferred CDS: deleted 1 base in 1 codon), translating into MFHGKDQLNSHLQNHDPNKQELRCEECGKHYNTRLGLRRHVATHATSAGSDLTCKVCRQAFESMPALLEHLSTHTGRPPPGTVVRERKHQCERCGRRFFTRKDVRRHAVVHTGRRDFLCPRCAQRFGRRDHLTRHLKKSHAQDLESLPPISIKEEPSPTVCSVGSPKDATEAFSMAMFNPQGLPSASTSGVNHHHHTMVSGPLSSPMGVGCYLEPNKPPAQQYQQAPRYQPSSTTSYLKAEMENFLTELQCGPMPPQAAVATAVSRPGDLLPESLGGQSAHFTLRNSAFTSAEPPTTSANMDLSHLLGFLPFGLPPYSTPLGYSTTTTASPSPTSQLSGPLTSFQPQSLHEPQASGHLNQLSGFSPTLPRFHQAFQQ; encoded by the exons ATGTTCCATGGCAAAGACCAGCTAAACAGCCACCTGCAAAACCATGACCCCAACAAGCAGGAACTGCGGTGTGAGGAATGCGGAAAGCATTACAACACTCGCCTAGGTCTTAGACGCCACGTGGCCACGCATGCCACTTCTGCCGGCAGCGATCTCACCTGCAAGGTTTGTCGTCAGGCTTTCGAGAGCATGCCTGCGCTGCTCGAACACCTGAGTACGCACACTGGACGGCCACCTCCGGGGACTGTGGTACGAGAACGAAAGCATCAGTGTGAACGGTGTGGCCGGCGC TTTTTCACTCGCAAGGACGTCAGGCGGCACGCGGTGGTGCACACTGGGAGACGTGACTTCCTGTGTCCACGTTGCGCTCAGCGATTCGGCCGTCGCGACCATCTCACCCGACACCTAAAGAAGAGCCATGCTCAAGATTTGGAGAGCCTTCCTCCGATTTCCATTAAAGAGGAGCCCAGTCCTACTGTGTGCTCTGTCGGGTCTCCGAAAGATGCCACAGAGGCATTTTCCATGGCCATGTTTAACCCTCAAGGCCTTCCGAGCGCATCTACCTCAGGGGTCAATCATCACCATCACACGATGGTGTCTGGCCCCCTTTCCAGCCCGATGGGTGTGGGCTGCTACCTTGAGCCAAACAAGCCTCCGGCGCAGCAGTACCAGCAGGCTCCCAGATATCAGCCGAGCTCCACTACCTCATATCTGAAAGCGGAGATGGAGAACTTCCTGACCGAACTCCAGTGCGGACCGATGCCACCGCAGGCCGCCGTGGCCACTGCCGTCTCCCGGCCTGGCGACCTTCTCCCTGAGAGTCTGGGAGGCCAGAGTGCCCATTTCACCCTCAGGAACTCGGCGTTCACCTCAGCCGAGCCACCTACCACCTCCGCCAACATGGACCTCTCGCACCTGTTGGGCTTCCTGCCTTTCGGCCTGCCTCCCTACAGCACTCCCTTGGGATACTCCACCACCACCACTGCATCCCCAAGCCCTACCTCTCAGCTCTCTGGGCCACTTACCTCATTTCAGCCACAGTCACTGCATGAGCCTCAGGCTTCAGGGCACTTAAACCAGCTTTCTGGTTTCTCCCCAACTCTACCTCGATTCCATCAGGCCTTCCAGCAATGA